A portion of the Paenibacillus sp. PvR098 genome contains these proteins:
- the thiS gene encoding sulfur carrier protein ThiS: MQLIVNGEPREVDDASTVAEMLAAFKLENKILVVELNKEIIERGTYDVTWLSDGDRVEIVHFVGGG, encoded by the coding sequence ATGCAACTCATCGTGAACGGAGAGCCAAGAGAAGTAGACGACGCTTCGACGGTAGCTGAAATGCTAGCGGCGTTCAAGCTGGAGAACAAAATATTGGTAGTGGAGTTAAACAAGGAAATTATTGAACGCGGTACGTATGATGTGACATGGCTAAGTGACGGCGACCGCGTGGAGATCGTCCATTTTGTCGGCGGCGGTTGA
- a CDS encoding nucleotidyltransferase-like protein has protein sequence MESVKQYWVERLRQDEAVISVLVVDNPSMFCSVTDGFDILLLVVSHDNERTYQQIHYIKDNLRIQERWISPDVLEQWILHGEHRNLIYWVLKGEILLDQNTYLESLRHKVLEFPHELRERKLLIEFSKFLRCYLRSKEYILNEHFLDAYHNILEALHHWARIVIIESGSHPEVTVWRQVRTINPGVYKLYEELTLSKETLKQRVQLVLLASEFSVMSKMENCCKLLIDLLASREEVWSLQELQQVPKLAEVKAELPLLMGKLVKKSLAKEVFFTIDPELSVLELRYKDVKSQSL, from the coding sequence ATGGAATCAGTAAAACAGTATTGGGTGGAGAGACTCCGGCAGGATGAAGCAGTTATCAGCGTGCTGGTCGTAGATAACCCTTCTATGTTCTGTTCCGTCACAGACGGGTTTGACATTCTGCTTCTTGTCGTCAGCCATGACAATGAACGCACTTATCAACAAATTCATTATATAAAAGACAACCTTCGTATACAAGAAAGATGGATTAGTCCGGATGTGCTGGAGCAATGGATCCTGCATGGAGAACACCGTAACTTGATTTATTGGGTCTTAAAAGGAGAGATACTTTTGGATCAAAATACTTATTTGGAGAGCCTGCGGCATAAGGTACTTGAATTCCCGCATGAGCTGCGAGAGCGCAAACTGCTTATTGAGTTCTCCAAGTTTTTGCGGTGCTACCTACGGAGCAAAGAATACATACTGAACGAGCACTTCCTGGACGCTTATCATAATATTCTCGAAGCACTGCACCATTGGGCACGGATCGTTATTATTGAATCTGGGAGTCATCCTGAGGTTACCGTCTGGCGTCAAGTGAGAACCATTAATCCCGGTGTTTACAAATTGTATGAAGAGCTCACTTTAAGCAAGGAAACGTTAAAACAGCGGGTGCAGTTGGTTTTACTGGCGAGCGAATTTTCCGTGATGTCCAAAATGGAGAACTGCTGCAAGCTGCTGATTGATTTGCTTGCGAGCAGGGAGGAAGTTTGGAGCCTTCAGGAGCTGCAGCAGGTGCCTAAGCTTGCGGAAGTGAAAGCAGAGCTTCCGCTTTTGATGGGCAAGCTGGTCAAAAAATCACTTGCCAAAGAGGTCTTTTTTACGATTGATCCCGAACTATCTGTGCTTGAGCTTCGTTATAAGGATGTCAAGAGCCAAAGTTTATGA
- a CDS encoding DUF2614 family zinc ribbon-containing protein produces MKLKSSKVNEFRLWGLLLTLGGMLLMITGLAGIVFEWGKAGRILAATSMVLGGISMLVSMAIYFTAGMMSTSATALECPECGKHTKMLGKTDRCMYCKTILSFDPKHAPVEKQDGTADSSNSKNETTSTS; encoded by the coding sequence ATGAAGCTCAAATCAAGTAAGGTAAATGAATTTCGATTATGGGGGCTGCTGCTGACATTGGGCGGGATGCTGCTCATGATTACCGGACTTGCGGGTATCGTTTTTGAATGGGGAAAAGCGGGACGCATCCTTGCGGCAACGAGTATGGTTCTCGGCGGAATCTCCATGCTGGTCAGTATGGCCATTTATTTCACTGCGGGCATGATGTCAACAAGCGCCACGGCGTTGGAGTGTCCTGAATGCGGAAAGCATACCAAAATGCTGGGTAAAACAGACCGCTGCATGTACTGCAAAACGATTTTATCGTTTGACCCCAAGCACGCTCCCGTTGAAAAACAAGATGGTACAGCCGATTCTTCAAACAGCAAAAATGAAACGACCTCTACATCTTAA
- a CDS encoding thiazole synthase: MSETLKIGPYEFKSRLLLGTGKFTDLQIQEQAVRASEAEILTFAIRRLPIDNPDAPNFLETLDLKKFTLLPNTAGAYTVEEAVRIARLAKATGLCDMIKVEVIGDPRTLLPDPVGTLEATKILVEEGFIVLPYTSDDPILARKLQEAGAAAVMPGASPIGSGQGIVNPNNLRFILEEAKVPIIVDAGIGGPADAALAMELGADGVLLNTAVAGAGNPALMAEAFKLAVEAGRKGFIAGRIPKKRYASASSPVEGMIE, encoded by the coding sequence ATGAGTGAAACATTGAAAATCGGTCCTTATGAATTTAAGTCCCGTTTGCTTTTGGGTACGGGGAAATTTACGGATTTGCAGATTCAAGAACAAGCGGTTCGCGCTTCGGAGGCAGAGATACTGACCTTTGCCATTCGCAGACTGCCTATTGATAACCCGGACGCACCTAACTTTCTGGAAACATTGGATTTGAAAAAGTTTACGCTGCTCCCTAATACAGCTGGTGCTTATACGGTGGAAGAAGCGGTTCGGATTGCCCGTTTGGCTAAAGCGACGGGGCTTTGCGATATGATCAAGGTTGAGGTGATCGGCGATCCCAGAACGCTGCTGCCGGATCCCGTGGGTACGCTTGAAGCGACCAAAATCTTAGTGGAGGAAGGGTTTATCGTCCTGCCTTATACCTCCGACGATCCTATCCTTGCACGTAAACTTCAGGAAGCAGGAGCTGCAGCGGTAATGCCGGGAGCATCCCCGATCGGTTCCGGGCAAGGTATTGTGAACCCGAATAATTTACGGTTTATTCTGGAAGAGGCCAAAGTACCAATTATCGTTGATGCAGGGATTGGCGGACCTGCCGATGCCGCCTTGGCGATGGAGCTTGGTGCTGACGGCGTGCTTCTGAATACGGCAGTAGCGGGAGCGGGGAATCCAGCTCTGATGGCTGAGGCGTTTAAGCTGGCTGTCGAAGCGGGACGCAAGGGCTTTATTGCCGGCCGGATCCCGAAGAAACGATATGCCTCCGCAAGCAGTCCGGTTGAAGGTATGATCGAATAG